In Arachis stenosperma cultivar V10309 chromosome 1, arast.V10309.gnm1.PFL2, whole genome shotgun sequence, one DNA window encodes the following:
- the LOC130944296 gene encoding S-adenosylmethionine decarboxylase proenzyme 4, which translates to MAVSGFEGFEKRLELHFFGDDFQLGLRKIDFESIQLVLEQVQCTVVSAVGNAYFDAYVLSESSLFVYPTKIIIKTCGTTQLLKSIRPLIFYSRLIGLTLCSCRYTRGTFIFPKSQPFPHTSFKDEVTYLEDTIPSNLCFRKASIMPSMSSSHSWHVFTATIDHHDQDNELFTMEVCMTDLDPILARKFFRRPDDGKTGHSAGKEMTELTGINDINADALVCDFAFDPCGYSMNGMDGDWYSTIHVTPEDGFSYASFECVGSVNANNIGHVLRKVVQIFRPGTMSVSTTCSGYSNEMWKQMVTAVEPLGFKCRSCAMDQFPAAATVVFQTFTPRRKST; encoded by the coding sequence ATGGCCGTCTCCGGCTTCGAAGGCTTTGAGAAACGCTTGGAGCTTCATTTCTTTGGCGATGATTTTCAACTTGGTCTCCGAAAGATAGACTTCGAATCAATACAATTAGTCCTCGAACAAGTCCAATGCACCGTCGTCTCCGCCGTCGGCAACGCCTACTTCGACGCCTACGTTCTTTCGGAATCAAGCCTCTTCGTATACCCAACAAAGATCATAATCAAAACATGCGGAACAACCCAACTTCTGAAATCAATTCGACCCTTGATCTTCTATTCACGCCTCATAGGCCTCACACTCTGTTCATGCCGTTACACACGTGGCACCTTCATCTTCCCAAAGTCGCAGCCTTTTCCTCACACCAGCTTCAAAGACGAAGTCACTTACTTGGAAGACACAATCCCTTCCAACCTCTGCTTCAGAAAAGCTTCCATCATGCCTTCCATGTCTTCTTCTCATTCATGGCATGTTTTCACTGCCACCATTGACCACCATGACCAAGACAATGAACTCTTCACCATGGAGGTCTGCATGACTGACCTTGACCCCATCCTCGCTAGGAAGTTCTTCCGCCGACCGGACGATGGAAAAACCGGTCACTCTGCCGGAAAAGAGATGACGGAGCTGACAGGGATCAACGACATAAACGCCGACGCACTCGTCTGCGATTTCGCCTTTGATCCCTGCGGTTACTCCATGAATGGCATGGATGGTGATTGGTATTCCACCATCCATGTCACACCTGAGGATGGTTTTAGCTATGCCAGCTTTGAATGCGTTGGTTCCGTTAACGCCAACAACATAGGACATGTTTTGAGGAAGGTGGTTCAGATATTCCGACCGGGTACGATGTCGGTTTCTACGACGTGCAGCGGTTACAGCAATGAGATGTGGAAGCAGATGGTAACTGCGGTTGAGCCTTTGGGATTCAAATGCCGGAGTTGCGCAATGGACCAGTTCCCTGCAGCAGCTACTGTTGTCTTTCAAACGTTTACGCCTCGCCGGAAAAGTACTTAG